One region of Lampris incognitus isolate fLamInc1 chromosome 12, fLamInc1.hap2, whole genome shotgun sequence genomic DNA includes:
- the LOC130121868 gene encoding sphingosine 1-phosphate receptor 3, producing MINPQIYLHYNYTGKLDHRPNSGKSSGVMDIKTIVFLIICSFIVLENLVVLIAIWKNHRFHNRMYFFIANLALCDMLAGVVYLVNLLLSGEKTLQLSPAFWFVREGSMFVALGASIFSLLAIAIERHLTMIKMRPYDANKNYRVFLLIGTCWLIAVSLGALPILGWNCLDNLPDCSTVLPLYTKKYMAFCITIFMALLLAISVLYARIYTLVKSSSQKVSKYSNSEHAMSLLRTVIIVVGVFIACWTPIFILLLVDVACERRRRCSILYKADWFIALAVLNSAMNPIIYTLASREMRRAFLGLVCGCCFKEKASINGSWAKPSLEPSRSRSKSWSSQNNPNLNQQGSRQTDVEKEQEMDTVQGEVAVVTELDHSAA from the coding sequence ATGATCAACCCGCAGATATACCTCCACTACAACTACACAGGAAAGCTGGACCACCGGCCCAACAGTGGGAAGAGCAGTGGTGTCATGGACATCAAAACCATCGTGTTCCTCATCATATGCAGCTTTATTGTCTTGGAGAACCTTGTTGTGCTGATAGCCATATGGAAAAACCACAGGTTTCACAATCGCATGTACTTCTTCATTGCTAACTTGGCACTTTGTGACATGTTGGCTGGAGTGGTCTACTTGGTCAACCTACTCCTGTCAGGGGAGAAGACCCTGCAACTATCGCCAGCTTTCTGGTTTGTCAGAGAGGGAAGCATGTTTGTAGCACTAGGGGCATCTATTTTCAGTCTCCTGGCAATTGCCATAGAGAGACACTTGACCATGATCAAAATGAGACCTTATGATGCTAACAAGAACTACAGGGTGTTTCTGCTCATAGGGACTTGCTGGCTGATTGCAGTATCTTTAGGGGCTTTGCCCATCCTAGGCTGGAACTGCCTGGACAACCTCCCGGACTGCTCCACAGTTCTTCCTCTCTACACCAAGAAATACATGGCTTTCTGCATCACCATTTTCATGGCTCTGCTCTTAGCAATCTCAGTCCTTTATGCCCGCATCTACACACTAGTGAAGTCTAGCAGCCAAAAGGTGAGCAAGTACAGCAACTCAGAGCATGCTATGTCACTGTTGCGCACTGTCATCATCGTAGTAGGGGTCTTCATCGCGTGCTGGACACCCATCTTCATCCTGCTGCTAGTGGATGTAGCATGTGAGCGGCGCCGGCGCTGCTCCATCCTCTACAAGGCCGACTGGTTCATTGCGCTGGCCGTGCTCAACTCGGCTATGAACCCGATTATATACACTCTGGCCAGCCGGGAGATGAGAAGGGCCTTCCTGGGCCTCGTGTGTGGCTGTTGCTTCAAGGAGAAGGCATCAATCAACGGTAGCTGGGCCAAGCCATCTCTTGAACCCAGCCGCAGCAGGAGCAAATCTTGGAGCAGTCAGAACAATCCCAATCTGAACCAGCAGGGCTCAAGGCAGACTGATGTGGAAAAGGAGCAGGAGATGGATACGGTCCAGGGTGAGGTCGCAGTGGTGACAGAATTGGACCACAGTGCTGCATAG